Within the ANME-2 cluster archaeon genome, the region AAGTCAGAGCCCTTGAAGAATGAATTGGAATATTTCATAAAATCCATTTCAAATGGTATGGATCCATACCCTTCCGGTAGCGATGGTCTGCATGTTCTGGAAGTGGCAAAGGCTGCTATTAGATCATATAGCGAAGCTCGAGCAATAAAGATACAATAACCGAACAATAAAGATACAATAACCGAATAATAAAGATACAATGACTAAACGATAAAGTTGTAATTACGAATAATAAAGTATTCCATGTATTAAAAAAAAACATTTGGTGTAAATATGACAGATCCACTAACCCGGCTGCCGGATAGAAACGGACAGATAAAGAGTATTGGTGTTGTAGGCATGGGATATGTGGGAATCCCAGCTGCCGTATTATTTGCAGATTCCAAATCCTTTGACTTCGTATGGGGTTTTCAGCGCGACTCTCCTACTTCGGGATTCAAGATAGACATGTTGAACAGAGGCGAAAGTCCGTTAAAAGGTGACGAACCGGGCCTGGAAAACCTTATCAAAAAGGTTGTTGAGGCCGGTAAGTTCAGATGTACTTCAGATTTCAGTAAGATATCTGAGGTAGATGCGGTAACCCTTGCGATCCAGACCCCTTTTTTAAGTGCAGAAAGCCTGGTACCGGATTTCGGTGCCCTTATTGAGGGGATACGGCAGGTAGGCAAGTTCCTTACTAAAGGGACTCTGGTAGTACTGGAATCCACTATCACACCAAGCACTACAGAAGGTATTGCCAGACAGGTTCTGGAAGAGGAATCGGGCCTAACGGCAGGTAATGATTTTTTACTGGCCCATGCACCAGAGCGAGTGATGGTCGGCAGATTGATCCGCAATATCCAGGAACATGACAGGATAGTGGGCGGTATCGACCAGGCCAGTACTGATAGGGCTGTGGATCTGTACACTCCGGTAATGACCACAGGCAAAGTCATCTCTATGACCGCCACGGCCGCCGAGGTGACCAAGACAGCTGAGAATACGTTCAGGGACCTGCAGATAGCAGCCATCAACCAGCTGGCCCTGTATTGCGAGGCCATGGGTATCAATGTATATGATGTGCGCACAGGCGTGGATAGCCTGAAGGGAGAGGGTATTACCAGGGCTATGCTTTATCCCGGTGCAGGGGTAGGCGGGCACTGCCTGACCAAGGATACCTACCATCTGGAGCGGGGCGTGAAGGTATCTGCGGGAACGCTCGATTATCCTGAAGGGCTTGATTCAATTTTCGTACTGGCACGCAAGGTGAATGATTTCATGCCTGTGCATATGTATAACCTGACCATTGATGCTCTTTCAAGTGTAGACAAGACCCCGGCAGGTTCCAAGGTTGCCATACTGGGCTGGGCGTTTATCAGTAATTCGGATGATGCAAGGAACCCGCCGTCCGAGCCGTACAGGGACCAGTTGATAGATTCCGGGTGCATGGTGGATGTTCATGATCCCCATGTGATGGATTATCCTGGTGTGGATATTTCCCATGAGTTATCCGATGTTGTGAAGGGTGCTGATGTGGTGGCAATATTGACAGGACATAATGAGTATTTCAAACTTGATGCCAGAGTGTTGGAAAGGTTAATGGGGCAGGAACATCCGGTAATCGTAGATGGGCGGAATGTTATAAATCCCGATGAATTTATCAGCGAAGGATTTGTATACAAAGGAATCGGGAGGGGAGATAAGAACAGTCACCCCCCACAATGAAAATAGATTCCCTGGAAATCAGGGCAGGAATTGGATTACCCCAAATCATGCAAGATAAACAAAAAATATATCTATTCTTTATTGGAATGGCACTGGTCATCTGCAGCATAGGCGGAGTTGCAGGTTATTTTATTAATGATGCTTCAGGTGCAATCTATGGTGCAATTGCAGGTCTTATTATTTCCGGGATTGCTGCAGGTTGTTTATATTATCTGCCGGCTTTTATTATTGTAAAACTCTACAGCAGCAGGGAAGTAACGAAAGAAGATTCTCCTGATTTCATGGCTACTATCGAAGAATTTGCAGATATCGTAAATATTCCAGTCCCCCGGTTCTATTTATCAAATAAAAATATTCCATTAATATTCACGGTTGGACGTGACTGCAATTCAGCTTCAATTATATTCACTGATAAATTATTGGATATCCTGTCTTCAGAGGAATTAACATGTGTGCTAATCCATGAGATGTCACACATAAAGCTAAACCAGATACACAGGCAAACCCTGGTAGCATTTGTGGCAGGTATATTGACGATGTTTGCCACCGTTGCGCTGTGGGGTGCACTACTCACAGGCTTTGGCCAGGAAAATGACCCTGCACCCAGGATCATTAAATTTCTTGCCATGGCACTTGTTGCCCCGCCTGCAGCTTCATTAGTACTGCTGACAACACCGGCAAGCAGGGAATATATTGCAGACGCAACAGCAGTGGAAATATACAAAGAACCAGAAGTATATATCAAAATGCTTGAAAAGATGGGGAGACATTTCAGTGAGACCAGACATGAGGAGATAAATCCTGCACATGGACTGCTGAACATTATCGATCCCCTGTCCCAAAGCAATGATATCGATGATGATTTTTATACACTTTTCAATACACACCCTGGTCTGGATGAGCGAATAGAAGCCATACGTACCAGACAAATGGCAGGTCGGCAAGTATGAAGCTATTGGAATATGCAACCGTGATGAATGAAAAAATCGTTGACAAATATGAGAGCATCACGCGATGGAAAAAAACACTGCTGTACAGCACCATCACCCATATGCTGATCCTGTTTGGGATTATCGTGGTTTATACAATCTACAATAAGGATTTCAGAGCAATGGATTCCTTCATGATCACAGGAGCTTATATGGGTATGCTGATTATCACACACAGTATGATGTACCTGATATTCAAAAACAAATTGAGCTAAGATATATTGATCAAGACGATATTAGTAACTAGTAACTAGTAACAGGTTTGTGATAGAATGAAAAAAACACTGCTTCAATCATTGTTTCAATCACCATGGTCAGACCTGTATTTAGTTCTTCTAACTAATTTTTTAGCTATTCTGTTCATACTTATTCCACCCTTTAGCGAAACTTTTCTCAGAATCCCGCTTGCACTGGTACTCTTGTTGTTCCTACCAGGATATGTGTTCATAGCGGCAATGTTCCCAGGACGGGATATCAGTGTGATTGAACGTTTCACCATGAGCGTGGGCCTTAGTATTGCTATAACGGTCTTTGACGGTTTTGCGATTAGTATAACAGTCTGGCGCTTCAGGCCCACATCCATCGTAGTCTCACTAACGTTAATAATCCTTTTCTTTGTGATAATTACATACTTCATGAGAAAGCGGCTGCCTCATGAGCAGCGTTTTGTACCTGATGTCAAAACATTTATTGAATCATTGAAGACAAAAGAAAAGATGACCGATATCGAGAAAGCACTGATCATAGCAATGGTCGGGTCGATCATCATTGCAAGCGGGATGCTTATCTATGCAAAGCTCACTTTTGAGGAAGAGAAATTCACGGCCCTGTATATACTTGGACCTGGTGGGAAAGCGGAAGGTTACCAGACGAATTTATCCTTTGGTGAGCCAGCTACTACTATAGTAGGAATTGAGAATTATGAACATGCACCTGTTAACTATACCTTGCAGGTGGTGCTTGATGGAGTGGTTCTGACAGAAAAGGAAATCAAACTTGATCATAATGATAAATGGGAAGAGAATGTAACATACATACCTGATGTCATGGGCCAGAAGATAAAACTGGAATTTCTGTTATCCAAAGATGGAGAGGGGGCGAATTATCGTTCAGTACACCTATGGGTCAATACGATATTTGATCCTGATGATCCGGGTGGTATTGAAAGTTACCTGATATTCGTTCCCCAGCTCATCAATGGAAATATGGAAGGAGAAGGTGGCTGGATATTTTCAGGAAGAGATTTTTTTACAGGGAATTATAGTAATCATACTTTTGTATCAAAATCTCACTCGTATGAGATTGATATTTCAGGTAGTGAACCTGGACAACATGTAAGGAGCGGGTATTTCGGTTCAGTGTATCAGGATATAAGTGCTACACAGAAAGGACTGGCAATACTGACATTTAATGTCAAAGATTCTATTACTTCCAACACAGAAGGAAATTACCTGAAGCAAATGCTGTTCAATGATAGGGTTGTCTGGGAGGATGATACGGCCGGTGATGAGGGGTGGCAGCATGTTGAGTCCCTGGTAAGGCTGTCTGAAACTAATCGTGTAATGCTGAGGGTATATGCACAAAAGAACCTTGAGAACCAGAGTATGAAGGTCTGGTGGGATGATATCGAGTTTAGGACCCTCACTGATGTGAGCATCCGTGACTGGAATTCGAATTTAACCCTGGGAGTGCCTGCAGATATCACTGTGGTAGTAGAAAATTATGAACCAGATCATACTGAGTACAACCTTGAGATCAGGATGGACAATATCCCGATCAGTAACCA harbors:
- a CDS encoding nucleotide sugar dehydrogenase; protein product: MTDPLTRLPDRNGQIKSIGVVGMGYVGIPAAVLFADSKSFDFVWGFQRDSPTSGFKIDMLNRGESPLKGDEPGLENLIKKVVEAGKFRCTSDFSKISEVDAVTLAIQTPFLSAESLVPDFGALIEGIRQVGKFLTKGTLVVLESTITPSTTEGIARQVLEEESGLTAGNDFLLAHAPERVMVGRLIRNIQEHDRIVGGIDQASTDRAVDLYTPVMTTGKVISMTATAAEVTKTAENTFRDLQIAAINQLALYCEAMGINVYDVRTGVDSLKGEGITRAMLYPGAGVGGHCLTKDTYHLERGVKVSAGTLDYPEGLDSIFVLARKVNDFMPVHMYNLTIDALSSVDKTPAGSKVAILGWAFISNSDDARNPPSEPYRDQLIDSGCMVDVHDPHVMDYPGVDISHELSDVVKGADVVAILTGHNEYFKLDARVLERLMGQEHPVIVDGRNVINPDEFISEGFVYKGIGRGDKNSHPPQ
- a CDS encoding M48 family metalloprotease, which gives rise to MALVICSIGGVAGYFINDASGAIYGAIAGLIISGIAAGCLYYLPAFIIVKLYSSREVTKEDSPDFMATIEEFADIVNIPVPRFYLSNKNIPLIFTVGRDCNSASIIFTDKLLDILSSEELTCVLIHEMSHIKLNQIHRQTLVAFVAGILTMFATVALWGALLTGFGQENDPAPRIIKFLAMALVAPPAASLVLLTTPASREYIADATAVEIYKEPEVYIKMLEKMGRHFSETRHEEINPAHGLLNIIDPLSQSNDIDDDFYTLFNTHPGLDERIEAIRTRQMAGRQV
- a CDS encoding DUF1616 domain-containing protein, coding for MKKTLLQSLFQSPWSDLYLVLLTNFLAILFILIPPFSETFLRIPLALVLLLFLPGYVFIAAMFPGRDISVIERFTMSVGLSIAITVFDGFAISITVWRFRPTSIVVSLTLIILFFVIITYFMRKRLPHEQRFVPDVKTFIESLKTKEKMTDIEKALIIAMVGSIIIASGMLIYAKLTFEEEKFTALYILGPGGKAEGYQTNLSFGEPATTIVGIENYEHAPVNYTLQVVLDGVVLTEKEIKLDHNDKWEENVTYIPDVMGQKIKLEFLLSKDGEGANYRSVHLWVNTIFDPDDPGGIESYLIFVPQLINGNMEGEGGWIFSGRDFFTGNYSNHTFVSKSHSYEIDISGSEPGQHVRSGYFGSVYQDISATQKGLAILTFNVKDSITSNTEGNYLKQMLFNDRVVWEDDTAGDEGWQHVESLVRLSETNRVMLRVYAQKNLENQSMKVWWDDIEFRTLTDVSIRDWNSNLTLGVPADITVVVENYEPDHTEYNLEIRMDNIPISNQRLWLAGREDWIGDITFIPEAVGPNIKLEAVLYKEWDEKPYRSDEVLVSSSIDYDDLATALGYVITPPEILNSDMEYSSVWYFTGVNYTGNYTDYTSHSPVLSYEMRLVPKDYSTAGDFGAIHQYIKDSPNGLVMLTFDVKDSIRSNRPGYHKKQVLLNDRVVWEDDIAGDEGWQHVEVPVMLSRNNRLEMRVQELQVGSDEVLVWWDDIVFSPFSDQDLGVVSTPGYAAELELRGNILSIKSGKTVTISRDYSELRSTEYLTLYFKGDGVVGGGDAVYTTRTSSGNIWYKDVKYHSVDPSKAD